One segment of Chelonia mydas isolate rCheMyd1 chromosome 13, rCheMyd1.pri.v2, whole genome shotgun sequence DNA contains the following:
- the ABHD16B gene encoding protein ABHD16B produces the protein MCIICFTKALGHVFKTYLMANYNFEFRSWPVDFRWDEAGGKDSSPGHRAASQTTAREGLLRSALHGRPRTTRCNYLRKMKQLPGQLVCYMVAHSLGRWLLYPGSLYLMQKALLPLLVKGQARLLEEFHGKRAKLVARDGNEIDTMFVDRRKSSGMEEEQRGKQLVICCEGNVGFYEVGCLSTPLEAGYSALGWNHPGYAGSTGLPFPQNDANAVDVVIQYAICRLGFRVQDIILYGWSLGGYTATWAAKTYPELGALVLDATFDDLLPLALKVMPKSWTKLVVQTVRQHFNLNVAEQLCRYPGPVLLIRRTEDEVTTTRISAVDQLADIRSNRGNELLLQLLKYRYPEVMSWEGEAAVRHWLRASNPRQEEAVCRRFEVDDDWCVSKLQGYKSCLGGEDSFPWRVGKDVTPRRRQQLALFLARKHMKNVEATHWSLLLPNEFQMPWKL, from the coding sequence ATGTGCATTATATGCTTCACTAAAGCTCTTGGCCACGTGTTTAAAACATATTTGATGGCCAATTACAACTTTGAGTTCAGGAGCTGGCCCGTGGACTTCCGATGGGATGAGGCAGGCGGCAAGGATAGCAGCCCTGGCCACCGGGCTGCATCCCAGACCACAGCCAGAGAGGGtctgctgagatcagctctgcatggaaGGCCTAGAACCACCCGGTGTAACTACCTCCGCAAGATGAAGCAGTTGCCTGGCCAGCTGGTCTGTTATATGGTGGCTCACTCCTTAGGCCGGTGGCTGCTTTACCCAGGCTCCCTGTACCTCATGCAGAAAGCCCTGCTGCCTTTACTGGTGAAGGGGCAGGCTCGCCTGCTGGAGGAGTTTCACGGGAAGCGGGCCAAGCTGGTGGCTCGCGATGGGAACGAGATCGACACCATGTTTGTGGACAGGAGAAAGAGCTCGGGGATGGAGGAAGAGCAGCGAGGGAAGCAGCTGGTGATCTGCTGCGAGGGGAATGTTGGTTTCTATGAAGTGGGGTGTCTCTCCACCCCACTAGAGGCTGGCTACTCGGCCCTGGGGTGGAACCACCCTGGCTATGCTGGGAGCACTGGCCTGCCCTTCCCACAGAATGACGCCAACGCTGTGGACGTGGTGATCCAGTATGCCATCTGCCGCCTGGGTTTTCGGGTGCAAGACATCATCCTCTATGGCTGGTCCCTGGGGGGCTACACTGCCACCTGGGCTGCCAAGACCTACCCGGAGCTGGGGGCCTTGGTGCTGGACGCCACCTTCGACGACCTGCTCCCCCTGGCCCTGAAGGTCATGCCCAAGAGCTGGACCAAGCTGGTGGTCCAGACGGTCCGGCAGCACTTCAACCTCAACGTGGCTGAGCAGCTCTGCCGCTACCCGGGGCCGGTGCTGCTGATCCGGAGGACTGAGGATGAAGTCACCACCACCCGCATCAGTGCCGTGGACCAGCTCGCTGACATCAGGTCCAACAGAGGCAatgagctgctcctgcagctgctgaagTACCGCTACCCCGAGGTCATGTCCTGGGAAGGGGAGGCGGCCGTCCGCCACTGGCTGCGAGCCTCCAACCCCAGGCAGGAAGAGGCCGTCTGCAGGCGCTTCGAGGTGGATGATGACTGGTGTGTCAGCAAGTTGCAAGGCTACAAATCCTGTCTCGGAGGTGAAGACAGCTTCCCCTGGAGGGTCGGGAAGGATGTGACCCCCAGGAGAAGGCAGCAGCTGGCCTTGTTTCTGGCCAGGAAGCACATGAAGAATGTGGAGGCCACACACTGGTCTCTCTTACTGCCCAATGAATTCCAGATGCCCTGGAAGCTGTAG